One genomic region from Esox lucius isolate fEsoLuc1 chromosome 24, fEsoLuc1.pri, whole genome shotgun sequence encodes:
- the LOC105007276 gene encoding FRAS1-related extracellular matrix protein 2 — protein MFLTAEGEQCPSERDRTTPTERRQSLSRTFLGVWIILDLCCLCVEGTNWHQYHQRPRPKPGSIVLGHREIKVPQGSWVSLDPLHDLVTRVLPGDRCVVTVLHHDGVFNLGTLTPKKFPCAFERGQVRYTHFGSKVVTKDRVKLQVRYDTPTDSLVVPLTLTVEATKNIHNVVTLNAPLVVGDPDGISNTIDGKSLGIRFPVGSGGSISRCELTSLVQTGGFPRYGILLNDGADGQPMDCESFFKMSVRYKLQPSSASSWRDYIPMLVEVWDREGRIAQQEYFQITVRIRDGITNSPPRPSFLSMMMMEVDQFVMTAITTDMLAAEDVESHSDDLVFNMITPLAPGQGEVISTDDHSRPITSFCQRDVKDLKMAYRPPDGDSEQERVFHMELEVMDTDGATSDRFSFMIVVKPMNTLAPVVTRNTGQVLFKGQSRPLSSNLNLRISDEDNLSDVKISVLRGCQHGVLTVLGPPSGYPQPREFFTPAEIDGGVVVYAHDGSETFSDNILFRMTDGRHSVDFLFPVTIIAADDEAPVVSVNTGLVMHRKETKVMSSALLSATDIDSEDSALKFVLVAPFSNIGQVILTEPRPPADLTGWTFNSATQVYERIITEWFQRNLVEGKVSYRHIGPRFTSAVTDQLVFRCQDDNMPPNQSEDTVFLIQIEPIDDLAPETFPGSTLVLNVKEYELTPIWKTCLHFTDVDSDDRDLKYTIVNPPSLGQIVFTDHPGVGVTEFTQAQVNHLKVAYQPPDVDLGVTPRVVQFTFVVQDTAGNAAEGIFTINLLPLDNKPPIVSSIGVDLNISARNTYVFTRDVLDATDQDTSTDNITFIVTQTPQFGVLRCVGVDLSVGKHFTVADINRGVVIYIHGGNGLGIDVVKVDVSDGHHKVPVVIRINVVTSVVMSTLPAAPRKAEELHITTAVNKNGRIQITGDSWTHSDDIMVVTFLIDQPPHFGVIQMHGTPCERLTLRDIVDGEVTYTHTGGEVWPRERSDSFILTVVGPGIPRGDRVIQKVRVQVSIVPVDSSPPVLHIGSRIIVTEGEKQVVTVENIRVEDPDTNPDDVICSILVKPAFGYLEITSPGPGSEKSRAGIAVTLLQFQEVRLGNVVYAQSIHKGIEPVEDRITLQCSDGINLSEINILTVVIVPANDEEPRVFTREFVVMEGMSLTFDLPILNAVDLDIPGDVLEFQVLVPPKHGKIIQHLPTGTVTVVTFTLQQIRTGSTIVYEHDDSETRHDNFTVRLSDGKHVVDTNIIIAVIPVDDETPRLAINAGLEVEISESKLITNKILKATDLDSEDGTLIYIIRQEPEQGCLQYMFSKSHQSLVSSQQMLVNITAGMNFTQSDVDSGLICYQHTGIGGVHDLIKFDITDGVNPLIDRYFYVTVRGLDTVFPVVVVNRGLTLREGGRALLTTDLLSTSDLNSPDERLTFILTRNPARGRLEITDWPGFAVTTFTQLQLAGSKVFYVHTAEDEARMDSFEFQVTDGHNVVCRTFRVSITDVDNKIPVLTIHSLVLGGGETKLITPFELSVEDRDTPDSQIFFTVTQPPLHGRLLHNGTRVARMFTKLDLMENLVFYKHDQTSNAAHDRFLFTVTDGTHTEFYVYPETGRVTVLPQTLEIQVNVLRHTGLRIGVNKPVSTLTILHTGQLGKVLTRKFLEVENQEDRRNQGSVERGHPRQDITFWVSEGPSWGAIINTARGNSSVSSFSQDDINTGRICYILRDGVNSTGDVFRFTVQGNGGTRTTAWPFRLQWAWVSMESRLYVVQENSQFLQVVLRRRGHLGETSFVTVSINDITAERGWDYQTTPPRQVQFNPGQSMATWRLRIHDDQVYEGTERFQLVLSEPVMTLIEQPSSVTVEILDPEDECVVFFVQSELRVEEDVGHAVIPVRRTGDLTNELMVLCYTQQESAVGTVARTVLSFSDYISLLTESAVGTVARTVLSFSDYISLLTESAVGTVARTVLSFSDYISLLTESAVGTVARTVLSFSDYISLLTESAVGTVARTVLSFSDYISLLTESAVGTVARTVLSFSDYISRPEDRGSVLRFDSGESESECRVLIIDDSLYEGAETFTVTLGNAVGGRVQTVRNRTRVVILPHAADGPSVYLGQSQYSVDESCGHLEVTVWRSGTDLSHNASVMLRSRSTQPVSALGGSDYVGIGRGVDFPPGVTVVRVKVAILDDLGSPVMEGEESFQLVLSMPSKASLGRPSLATVIIDDTISDSPRVQFQEAELHVDEADGQAVAVVIRCGDLGHTSVVRCYTRQGSARVMMDYDERPDTDQSIITFRPGQREQQCIVVLVDDSEYEKEEEFRLVLGLPISQSGVGLLLGDQRETLIRITDATDKSVIRFSETRYRVKEPAARGQVAVVTVAVRRHGDVSRVSVVRVHTKDGSAHSGQDYNPLSQELVFSVGQSERLVEVQVLHDEERETRETFTLHLTLDTRMVADTQVSRAVVFIEEEEGGGVRGVMFPAVPVVVSLLVYDDPPSLPTPAGPHPPTGYPLVCVTACDPKHPDYSRTSPLCVSEGINNTLTEYRWLLGPPGTPDGVASPPRELDAGTFLTSTTAMVLDAVYLQPGARVQCSARAVSSAGLVGLELVSPVVEVSKEEGLCPPHAPGTLGAEPFSAKIRYTGPDDPLEPNLIQLTVTMTHVDGMLPFISTRPLSNLALTLTHDPSRIGNHRCSNLQGAPAEGNATRLWLTSAGVAQDSAPSLGFYNSLNLEACVWSFSGYYSISQLLSDCGGTIGTEGQVLNAVQSYVTLRVPLFVSYVFYSPMATGGWLTFDLRSDLRMTFTYDTSILWHDGIGSPPDAPLQGSLYPTSMRINGEGCLVVTFKTEARFRGHFILTHPDVSVLSVVKSEDHPGLLLSLSLVRSETSLIHTVQTWSFVSQLAVRDYSGSYTITLLPCVILGGGHPDPAVCHPRSPLSYNLDVRFQQVSDPVPVEFSLNTVLVLLSKRELWLSDGSMGFGQDSDVAFSEGSVIYGRVMVDPVQSLGNSFHCYIQQVFLCTGADGYIPKYRPGDGEYGCLADAPSLLYRLKILDKSEPQSQAVEFGGIRFEAYLAGDMPGALPLVSQPDADGFSLSSAPLFQVSAGREWYVHAVYTVRSRDHSNRNYYSHSHAVGKRSLSVRHVFSSGGGGRQRRDSPVEEIGEDQDRGTNLQHVPLLRAPNLGQRQASGPLMETELRDRGGDPERSPEGEHSDGTEGYVTLGLVVLVVGCLGGLVVYIVFVSRERRELRGKNSEDHRSSSSSSTSTRREMSKRRRGDRTGEGGAIDSSEV, from the exons ATGTTTCTAACAGCTGAGGGAGAACAGTGTCCGTCAGAACGGGACCGAACAACACCTACAGAACGCAGGCAGTCTTTATCTCGGACGTTCCTTGGTGTCTGGATCATTCTGGATctctgctgtttgtgtgtggaagGAACCAACTGGCACCAGTATCATCAAAGGCCCCGACCCAAGCCGGGGTCCATCGTCCTGGGCCACAGAGAGATCAAGGTCCCCCAGGGTTCCTGGGTCTCCTTGGACCCTCTCCATGATCTGGTGACCAGAGTCCTACCAGGCGACCGCTGTGTCGTCACGGTCCTCCACCACGATGGGGTGTTCAACCTGGGAACGCTCACGCCAAAGAAATTCCCCTGCGCGTTCGAACGAGGACAGGTGAGGTACACTCACTTTGGGTCAAAGGTTGTCACCAAGGATAGAGTGAAGTTACAGGTGCGGTACGACACGCCGACGGATTCTCTGGTGGTACCGCTCACGTTAACGGTTGAGGCGACCAAGAACATTCATAATGTGGTGACTTTAAATGCTCCATTGGTCGTGGGAGACCCGGACGGGATCTCCAACACCATCGATGGTAAGAGCTTGGGGATTCGGTTCCCCGTTGGTTCCGGAGGTTCCATTTCACGGTGTGAGCTCACCTCGCTGGTCCAAACCGGTGGTTTTCCCAGATATGGAATCCTGCTGAACGACGGCGCCGATGGTCAGCCGATGGACTGCGAGTCTTTCTTCAAAATGTCAGTTCGGTATAAACTCCAGCCTTCCTCTGCCTCATCATGGCGAGACTACATCCCCATGTTGGTGGAGGTCtgggacagggaggggaggatCGCCCAGCAGGAGTACTTCCAGATCACAGTCAG GATAAGAGACGGGATCACCAACTCTCCTCCCAGACCGAGCTTTCTCtccatgatgatgatggag GTGGACCAGTTTGTGATGACAGCCATCACCACTGACATGCTGGCTGCCGAGGATGTGGAATCACATTCTGATGACCTCGTCTTCAACATGATCACTCCATTGGCTCCCGGACAGGGTGAAGTCATCAGCACAGACGACCACAGCCGACCAATCACATCTTTCTGTCAGAGAGATGTGAAGGACCTGAAGATGGCCTACAGGCCGCCAGACGGG GACTCTGAACAGGAGAGAGTGTTCCACATGGAGCTGGAGGTGATGGACACAGATGGGGCCACTTCCGACCGTTTTTCCTTCATGATTGTGGTGAAACCCATGAACACACTGGCTCCTGTAGTCACCAGGAATACCGGACag GTGCTGTTCAAGGGCCAGTCTCGTCCGCTGTCATCCAACCTCAACCTCCGGATCAGTGACGAAGACAATCTATCAGACGTGAAGATCAGTGTCCTCCGAGGTTGTCAGCACGGCGTTCTGACAGTCCTTGGACCACCGTCTGGGTATCCGCAGCCACGGGAGTTTTTCACGCCGGCAGAAATCGACGGTGGAGTGGTCGTCTATGCGCACGACGGATCAGAAACGTTCTCTGACAACATCCTTTTCCGAATGACGGACGGACGCCACAGTGTCGACTTCCTGTTCCCGGTGACGATCATCGCAGCGGACGACGAAGCTCCTGTGGTCAGCGTCAACACCGGGTTGGTCATGCACCGGAAGGAGACCAAAGTGATGTCATCCGCGCTGTTGAGCGCAACGGACATTGACTCCGAAGATTCAGCACTGAAGTTTGTCCTTGTGGCGCCGTTCTCCAACATTGGACAG GTGATCCTGACTGAGCCACGCCCACCTGCTGACCTCACTGGATGGACCTTCAATTCTGCCACGCAGGTCTACGAACGCATCATCACTGAATGGTTCCAACGAAACCTTGTGGAAGGAAAAGTGTCCTACCGACACATCGGACCTCGTTTCACCTCAGCGGTCACAGACCAGCTGGTGTTCCGTTGTCAGGACGACAACATGCCACCCAACCAATCAGAAGATACTGTTTTCCTCATCCAGATCGAGCCAATCGATGACCTTGCACCTGAAACTTTCCCTGGTTCAACTCTTGTCCTAAACGTCAAAGAGTATGAACTAACACCAATATGGAAGACGTGTTTGCATTTCACGGACGTGGACTCTGACGATAGAGACCTAAAGTACACCATTGTGAATCCTCCGTCACTGGGCCAAATCGTCTTCACTGACCACCCTGGTGTTGGGGTCACTGAGTTCACCCAGGCCCAGGTCAACCACCTCAAAGTAGCCTATCAACCACCGGATGTCGACCTGGGGGTGACTCCTAGAGTCGTCCAGTTTACCTTTGTCGTCCAGGATACAGCAGGCAATGCTGCAGAAGGGATTTTCACCATCAACCTGCTGCCGTTAGATAACAAGCCTCCGATAGTCTCCAGCATTGGTGTTGATCTCAATATCAGTGCAAGGAATACCTATGTGTTCACTAGGGATGTGTTGGACGCTACCGACCAAGACACGAGTACAGACAACATCACGTTCATCGTGACCCAGACCCCACAGTTTGGGGTGCTGAGGTGTGTTGGGGTTGACCTGTCCGTTGGGAAGCACTTCACGGTAGCGGACATCAACAGGGGTGTGGTAATCTACATTCACGGAGGTAACGGACTGGGAATTGATGTGGTCAAAGTGGACGTTAGTGACGGACACCACAAAGTTCCTGTGGTAATTAGGATCAACGTTGTTACTTCAGTCGTTATGTCAACTTTACCGGCAGCCCCTCGAAAAGCGGAAGAGCTCCATATCACCACAGCGGTAAATAAAAATGGACGGATTCAAATCACAGGGGACAGCTGGACGCACAGTGATGACATCATGGTAGTGACCTTTCTCATTGACCAACCGCCCCACTTCGGGGTCATCCAGATGCATGGCACGCCCTGCGAAAGGCTGACGCTGCGTGACATCGTCGACGGCGAGGTGACCTACACCCACACCGGTGGCGAGGTTTGGCCCAGGGAACGCAGCGACAGCTTCATTCTCACAGTGGTTGGTCCAGGGATCCCAAGGGGCGACAGGGTCATTCAAAAGGTTAGAGTTCAGGTGTCAATAGTTCCAGTCGACAGCAGTCCACCCGTCCTGCACATCGGAAGTCGTATCATCGTCACGGAAGGAGAAAAACAGGTAGTCACTGTTGAGAACATCAGAGTGGAGGACCCAGACACCAACCCAGACGATGTGATCTGTTCCATCCTGGTCAAGCCTGCCTTCGGCTACCTCGAGATCACCTCACCTGGGCCTGGATCAGAGAAGTCCAGAGCAGGAATTGCTGTGACTTTATTACAGTTTCAGGAAGTCAGACTTGGGAATGTTGTATATGCTCAGAGTATACATAAAGGAATAGAACCCGTTGAGGATCGGATAACGCTCCAGTGTTCCGACGGAATCAACCTATCAGAGATTAACATTTTAACAGTTGTCATCGTGCCGGCCAATGATGAGGAGCCTCGAGTGTTTACACGGGAGTTTGTTGTCATGGAAGGGATGagcctgacctttgaccttccTATCCTCAATGCAGTTGACCTCGACATTCCAGGTGACGTTCTAGAATTCCAGGTTCTGGTTCCTCCCAAACACGGGAAAATCATTCAGCACCTGCCGACTGGCACCGTTACCGTGGTGACATTCACCTTGCAACAGATCCGAACCGGATCCACGATCGTCTACGAGCACGACGACTCTGAGACAAGACACGACAACTTCACCGTGAGACTGTCAGATGGAAAACACGTTGTAGACACAAACATTATTATCGCTGTGATACCGGTCGACGACGAGACACCTCGCCTAGCGATCAATGCTGGGCTGGAGGTGGAAATCAGCGAGTCAAAGCTCATCACCAACAAGATCCTCAAAGCCACAGATCTGGACTCTGAGGATGGGACTTTGATCTATATTATCCGCCAGGAGCCAGAGCAGGGCTGCCTGCAATATATGTTTTCCAAATCACATCAAA GTCTTGTGTCTTCACAGCAGATGTTAGTAAATATAACGGCCGGTATGAACTTCACCCAGAGCGACGTTGACTCGGGTCTGATCTGCTACCAACACACAGGGATCGGCGGCGTCCATGATCTCATCAAGTTTGACATCACTGATGGAGTGAACCCGTTAATCGACCGCTACTTCTATGTGACGGTCAGGGGGTTGGACACAGTTTTCCCTGTTGTTGTAGTGAATAGGGGCCTGACCTTAAGAGAAGGGGGACGGGCTCTCCTGACTACTGATCTCCTCAGCACCTCCGACCTGAACTCCCCTGACGAGCGCCTGACCTTTATATTAACTCGCAACCCTGCTAGAGGTCGTCTGGAGATCACAGACTGGCCCGGTTTTGCTGTGACAACATTTACGCAACTCCAGCTAGCCGGTAGTAAGGTTTTCTATGTTCACACTGCGGAGGACGAGGCCAGGATGGACAGCTTCGAGtttcag GTCACTGATGGACATAATGTGGTCTGCCGGACTTTCAGAGTCTCTATCACAGACGTGGACAATAAAATCCCTGTCCTGACCATTCACAG TCTGGTCCTGGGTGGAGGAGAGACCAAGCTAATCACACCGTTTGAGCTGAGTGTAGAAGACAGAGACACTCCAGACAGCCAGATCTTCTTCACCGTCACCCAGCCACCGCTCCACGGACGACTCCTCCATAACGGGACGCGTGTGGCCAGGATGTTCACCAAACTGGACCTGATGGAGAACCTAGTCTTTTATAAACATGACCAAACTTCAAACGCTGCTCATGACCGTTTCTTGTTTACAGTCACCGACGGAACCCACACTGAGTTCTATGTCTATCCAGAGACAGGCCGTGTGACCGTTCTACCTCAGACGCTGGAGATACAGGTTAATGTGCTCCGTCATACAGGACTGAGGATTGGGGTCAACAAGCCTGTATCTACACTGACCATTCTCCATACAG GGCAGCTGGGCAAGGTGCTCACCAGAAAGTTCCTGGAGGTGGAGAACCAGGAGGACCGGAGGAACCAGGGGAGTGTGGAGCGAGGCCACCCCAGGCAGGACATCACCTTCTGGGTGTCCGAGGGTCCTAGCTGGGGGGCCATAATCAACACTGCCAGGGGCAACAGTAGCGTCAGCTCCTTCTCTCAGG aTGATATTAACACGGGGAGAATCTGTTATATTCTCCGTGACGGAGTCAACTCAACCGGAGATGTGTTCCGTTTTACAGTCCAAGGCAACG GAGGAACCCGTACGACAGCGTGGCCATTCCGGCTCCAGTGGGCCTGGGTTTCCATGGAGTCAAGGCTCTACGTGGTGCAGGAGAACTCCCAGTTCCTACAGGTCGTTCTGAGGAGGAGGGGCCACCTGGGGGAGACCTCGTTTGTCA CCGTCAGTATAAACGACATCACAGCGGAGCGGGGGTGGGACTACCAGACAACGCCCCCAAGACAGGTGCAGTTTAACCCGGGTCAGAGCATGGCCACCTGGCGCCTTCGTATCCACGACGACCAGGTGTACGAGGGTACGGAGAGGTTCCAGTTGGTCCTGTCCGAGCCGGTGATGACATTGATAGAACAGCCCAGCTCTGTTACCGTAGAGATACTGGACCCTGAGGATG AGTGTGTAGTGTTTTTCGTCCAGTCAGAGTTGAGGGTGGAGGAGGACGTTGGACATGCTGTCATCCCCGTCAGAAGGACTGGAGATCTCACCAATGAACTCATGGTTCTCTGTTACACACAGCAGG AGTCAGCCGTGGGAACTGTTGCCAGGACAGTCCTGTCGTTCTCTGACTACATCTCTCTCCTGACAGAGTCAGCCGTGGGAACTGTTGCCAGGACAGTCCTGTCGTTCTCTGACTACATCTCTCTCCTGACAGAGTCAGCCGTGGGAACTGTTGCCAGGACAGTCCTGTCGTTCTCTGACTACATCTCTCTCCTGACAGAGTCAGCCGTGGGAACTGTTGCCAGGACAGTCCTGTCGTTCTCTGACTACATCTCTCTCCTGACAGAGTCAGCCGTGGGAACTGTTGCCAGGACAGTCCTGTCGTTCTCTGACTACATCTCTCTCCTGACAGAGTCAGCCGTGGGAACTGTTGCCAGGACAGTCCTGTCGTTCTCTGACTACATCTCTCGGCCGGAGGACCGGGGCAGTGTGCTGCGGTTCGACAGCGGGGAGTCCGAGTCGGAGTGTCGTGTGCTCATCATCGACGACTCGCTCTACGAAGGGGCGGAGACCTTCACTGTAACCCTAGGCAACGCTGTGGGGGGGCGGGTGCAGACAGTGCGTAACAGGACACGAGTGGTCATCCTGCCTCATGCAGCCGACG gtcCCTCTGTGTATCTGGGACAGTCTCAGTACTCTGTAGATGAGAGCTGTGGTCATCTGGAGGTCACTGTGTGGAGGTCAGGTACTGATCTGTCCCATAATGCATCAGTCATGCTGCGTTCCCGATCTACACAACCTGTCAGCGCACTGG gGGGATCGGACTACGTCGGCATCGGGCGTGGTGTTGACTTCCCTCCGGGCGTGACAGTGGTGAGAGTGAAGGTAGCCATCTTGGATGATCTGGGCAGTCCAgtgatggagggggaggagtcGTTTCAGTTGGTTCTGAGCATGCCCAGTAAAGCATCACTGGGTCGACCCAGCCTGGCCACTGTGATCATTGATGACACCATATCTGATT CACCCAGGGTACAGTTCCAGGAGGCGGAGCTCCATGTCGACGAGGCCGACGGGCAGGCAGTTGCTGTGGTAATCCGTTGTGGTGACCTAGGCCACACCTCCGTGGTCAGATGCTACACTCGTCAGGGATCCGCCAGGGTGATGATGGACTACGACGAGAGACCAGACACCGACCAATCAATCATCACCTTCAGACCAG gacagAGGGAGCAGCAGTGCATTGTGGTTCTAGTGGACGACTCCGAATatgagaaggaggaggagttCCGCCTGGTCCTTGGATTGCCTATCAGCCAGTCAGGTGTGGGCCTGTTGCTAGGTGACCAGAGGGAGACACTCATTCGGATCACTGACGCAACAGACA AGTCTGTGATCCGGTTCTCCGAGACTCGGTACCGGGTGAAGGAACCCGCAGCCCGAGGCCAGGTCGCCGTGGTTACGGTTGCCGTGCGCCGCCATGGAGACGTCTCCAGAGTGTCGGTGGTGCGTGTGCACACTAAAGATGGCTCCGCCCACTCTGGACAAGACTACAACCCTCTGTCACAGG AGCTGGTGTTTTCTGTAGGTCAGTCGGAGCGGTTGGTGGAGGTCCAGGTTCTCCacgatgaggagagagagacgagagagacGTTCACCCTCCACCTCACCCTGGACACACGCATGGTCGCTGACACTCAG GTGTCCAGGGCTGTGGTGTTCatcgaggaggaggaggggggtggcGTTCGGGGGGTCATGTTTCCGGCGGTACCTGTTGTAGTGTCCCTACTTGTCTACGATgaccccccatccctccccaccCCCGCCGGACCCCACCCTCCCACGGGGTACCCCCTGGTCTGTGTGACG GCCTGTGACCCCAAACACCCAGACTACAGCCGGACCTCTCCCCTCTGCGTCTCCGAGGGTATCAACAACACCCTGACAGAGTATCGCTGGCTCCTGGGGCCTCCAGGGACCCCTGACGGCGTGGCTAGCCCACCGAGGGAGCTGGATGCCGGGACGTTCCTCACCTCCACCACGGCAATGGTGCTGGACGCTGTGTACCTCCAGCCAGGGGCCAGGGTGCAGTGCTCTGCCCGGGCGGTGAGCTCTGCCGGGCTGGTTGGACTGGAGCTAGTTAGCCCTGTGGTGGAGGTCAGCAAAGAGGAGG GTCTGTGTCCTCCTCACGCCCCCGGGACTCTCGGAGCAGAACCGTTCTCTGCTAAGATCCGTTACACTGGACCTGATGACCCACTAGAACCCAACCTCATCCAGCTTACTGTGACCATGACACATGTAGACG GAATGCTTCCTTTCATCTCCACTCGTCCTCTTTCCAACCTGGCCCTAACCTTGACCCATGACCCCTCTCGAATTGGGAACCACCGTTGTTCCAACCTCCAGGGAGCCCCAGCAGAGGGCAACGCTACCCGTCTGTGGCTCACCTCGGCTGGGGTAGCCCAGGATAGTGCTCCCTCCCTGGGTTTCTACAACAGCCTGAACCTGGAGGCCTGTGTGTGGAGCTTCTCAGGATATTACAGCATCAGCCAGCTGCTTAGTGATTGTGGAGGAACCATAGGAACAGAGGGACAG GTTCTGAATGCGGTCCAATCCTACGTGACGCTGCGCGTACCTCTGTTCGTCTCTTACGTCTTCTACTCCCCCATGGCCACCGGAGGCTggctgacctttgacctccgatctgacctcagaatgacctttACATATGACACGTCCATCTTGTGGCATGATGGGATAGGTAGCCCCCCTGACGCTCCACTGCAAG GCTCTCTGTACCCCACCAGTATGCGTATCAATGGAGAGGGATGTCTAGTGGTCACATTCAAGACTGAAGCGCGTTTCAGGGGACACTTTATACTGACACACCCAG ATGTGTCTGTCCTGTCAGTGGTGAAATCAGAGGACCACCCGGGTCTGTTGTTGTCCCTTTCCCTGGTCCGATCAGAGACCAGCCTCATACACACCGTGCAGACCTGGAGCTTTGTGTCTCAACTGGCT GTGCGTGACTACTCTGGCTCCTACACCATTACTCTGCTCCCCTGTGTGATACTGGGAGGGGGGCACCCTGACCCCGCCGTCTGTCACCCCCGATCACCCCTCTCCTATAACCTGGACGTACGCTTCCAACAG GTTAGTGATCCAGTGCCCGTAGAGTTCAGTCTGAACACAGTGCTGGTGTTGTTGTCTAAGAGGGAACTGTGGCTGTCGGATGGATCTATGGGATTCGGACAGGACAGCGACGTAGCTTTTAGTGAAG GATCTGTTATCTATGGTCGTGTGATGGTTGACCCGGTCCAGTCGCTAGGCAACTCCTTCCACTGTTATATACAGCAGGTGTTCTTGTGTACCGGTGCCGATGGTTACATACCAAAATATCGCCCTGGAGATGGGGAGTATGGTTGCCTTGCTGATGCCCCTTCTTTGCTGTACAGGCTCAAGATACTG GACAAGTCAGAACCGCAGAGCCAAGCAGTAGAGTTCGGAGGTATCCGATTTGAGGCTTATCTGGCTGGGGACATGCCTGGCGCCCTCCCCCTGGTCTCCCAGCCTGATGCTGATGGCTTCAGTCTCTCCTCAGCTCCACTCTTCCAG GTGTCGGCTGGCCGCGAGTGGTACGTCCATGCCGTTTACACTGTGCGCTCCAGGGACCACAGCAACCGGAACTATTATAGCCATTCCCATGCTGTCGGCAAACGCAGTCTGTCTGTGCGTCACGTCTTCTCCAGCGGGGGTGGGGGACGTCAAAGGAGAGACTCACCAGTGGAAGAGATAGGTGAGGACCAGGACAGGGGGACCAACCTGCAACACGTACCCCTACTGAGAGCACCTAACCTTGGGCAAAGACAGGCCAGTGGTCCCCTGATGGAAACGGAGCTCCGGGATAGAGGGGGAGATCCAGAGAGAAGCCCAGAGGGGGAGCACTCGGATGGGACAGAGGGGTATGTGACCCTGGGgctggtggtgctggtggtggggTGTCTAGGGGGGTTGGTGGtgtacattgtgtttgttagcagagagagaagagaactGAGGGGGAAAAACTCTGAAGATCAtcgctcctcctcttcctcctccacctctaccAGGAGAGAAATGTccaagagaaggagaggggacagGACAGGGGAAGGTGGGGCCATAGATAGTTCAGAAGTATAA